In the Hippoglossus stenolepis isolate QCI-W04-F060 chromosome 14, HSTE1.2, whole genome shotgun sequence genome, one interval contains:
- the LOC118121588 gene encoding DET1- and DDB1-associated protein 1, with protein sequence MEKADFLKGLPVYNKSNFSRFHADSVCKASNRRPSVYLPTREYPSEQIIVTEKTNILLRYLHQQWDKKNAAKKREQEQGEGDSPAPPRKIARTDSQEMNEDS encoded by the exons ATGGAGAAG GCGGATTTCTTGAAGGGACTTCCTGTCTACAATAAGAGCAACTTCAGCAGATTTCATGCAGACTCTGTTTGTAAAGCATCT AATCGAAGGCCTTCTGTGTACCTGCCAACACGTGAATACCCCTCTGAACAGA TTATTGTAACAGAGAAAACCAACATCCTCCTGCGTTACCTCCATCAGCAGTGGGACAAAAAG AATGCAGCAAAGAAAAGGGAACAGGAACAAGGTGAGGGGGACAGCCCGGCACCCCCAAGGAAGATCGCCAGGACAGATAGCCAAGAGATGAATGAGGACTCGTAa
- the abhd8b gene encoding protein ABHD8, with protein sequence MLTSFLEGLLCCLTSKSANIVVPVETSEPADGYEFVEVKPGRVLRVRHIIPDRPVVEEPTGQGGSVSCKRKITVYRNGQLFIENLGDTASAEPKNGQNGKTEPNSPAEVEPVDCANTSPPVSIPEARSDGITAGNNGASEAGERDVAPAAEQNDQLQQPRMRRRKPKRTVVIDCERKISACKGTHQDVALFFIHGVGGSLDIWGSQLDFFSRLGYEVIAPDLAGHGASSAPQIAAAYTFYALAEDMRLIFKRYARKRNILIGHSYGVSFCTFLAHEYPEQIHKMVMINGGGPTALEPSLCSIFNLPTCVLHCLSPLFAWSFLKAGFARQGAKEKQLLKENNAFNVSSFVLRAMMSGQYWPEGDEVYHAELTVPILLVHGMHDKFVPVEEDQRMAEILLMAFLKLLEDGSHMIMMECPEVVNTLLHEFFLWEPASPPPPKKESKTRPETAKANSDNAKASSEPAKVRPATARQTSSNCGAEEKPDSRAKK encoded by the exons ATGCTGACCAGCTTTTTGGAAGgtctcctctgctgcctgaCCTCCAAGTCGGCCAACATCGTGGTTCCAGTAGAAACCTCAGAACCCGCTGATGGCTACGAGTTTGTGGAGGTGAAACCAGGCCGCGTCCTGCGGGTTCGGCACATCATCCCCGACCGGCCGGTGGTGGAGGAACCCACCGGGCAGGGTGGGAGTGTCAGCTGCAAACGAAAGATCACAGTGTATCGCAATGGACAACTTTTCATTGAGAACTTGGGCGACACAGCGAGTGCAGAGCCGAAAAACGGCCAGAATGGAAAGACAGAGCCTAACAGCCCAGCAGAGGTTGAACCTGTAGACTGTGCTAACACCTCACCGCCCGTCAGCATCCCTGAGGCCCGGTCAGACGGCATCACAGCTGGAAACAACGGGGCATCTGAAGCAGGAGAACGAGACGTGGCACCTGCTGCTGAACAGAACGACCAGTTACAGCAACCAAGGATGCGCAGGCGGAAACCCAAACGCACTGTGGTGATCGACTGTGAGAGGAAGATCTCAGCCTGTAAAGGGACACATCAGGACGTGGCCCTGTTCTTCATCCACGGAGTGGGAGGCTCGCTGGACATCTGGGGAAGCCAGCTGGACTTCTTTTCTCGGCTGGGCTACGAGGTCATCGCCCCAGACCTGGCAGGTCACGGAGCCAGCTCGGCCCCGCAGATCGCTGCAGCGTACACGTTCTACGCCCTGGCTGAGGATATGAGACTCATCTTCAAGAGATACGCACGGAAGAGGAATATTCTCATAGGACATTCTTACGG TGTGTCGTTCTGCACGTTCCTGGCTCACGAGTATCCGGAGCAGATCCACAAGATGGTGATGATCAACGGCGGTGGTCCCACAGCTTTGGAGCCCAGCCTCTGCTCCATCTTCAACCTGCCCACCTGCGTGCTTCACTGTCTGTCGCCGCTGTTCGCCTGGAGCTTTCTCAA GGCCGGCTTTGCTCGGCAGGGTGCCAaggagaagcagctgctgaaagAGAACAATGCCTTTAACGTGTCGTCCTTTGTGCTGCGCGCCATGATGAGCGGGCAGTACTGGCCTGAGGGGGACGAGGTCTACCACGCCGAGCTCACTGTGCCCATCCTGCTGGTGCACGGCATGCACGACAAGTTTGTTCCCGTGGAGGAGGATCAGCGCATGGCAGAG aTCCTCCTAATGGCCTTCCTGAAGTTGCTGGAGGATGGCAGTCACATGATAATGATGGAGTGTCCCGAGGTCGTCAACACACTCCTGCATGAGTTTTTCCTCTGGGAGCCCGCCAGCCCTCCGCCGCCAAAGAAAGAGTCCAAAACACGTCCGGAGACTGCCAAAGCCAACTCTGACAACGCCAAGGCCTCGTCTGAGCCCGCCAAGGTCCGACCGGCGACTGCCAGGCAAACCTCATCAAACTGCGGCGCAGAGGAGAAGCCAGACAGCAGGGCCAAGAAATGA